The region GGGCGCCGCAGTCGACGCCAGCGCCAGCGTATTTACGCCAGGATCGGCCTGGTGGCCGACAATTTCTGCACTGAAGGTCGTGTCGGAATTCGCTACCACACTCTGTGGCAGGTGATTCAAACTGAAGTGTGCCTTGACATTCAAATGCGTCTGGCAGTTGGCGCAACCCTGGATCGCATTCCGGCTCAGGACGGACTGGACGCCGACCAGGTGTTTCTGGCCATTCACCGTGGCATAGCCTGCGATCAGGAAGGAGCCGCGGACGGCCGCCTTGTTGGCGCCAGACACCGTCAATACCTGGCCGCTGTAACCTTCCGATACGTTCAGCATCTGTTGTCGGCACGCCCCGGTTTGCGGCCAGCTCGCCTGGTCAAGCGAGCCGATCGAATAGGTGTAATTCAACTGCTGCTCGATATTCACCACATCGCTGGCGACTTGCACCTTGCCGTTCGCATCGACAAATGGCATCAGCGGCGAGTCCATCGACAGCCAGACATTGCCGGCCACCCCGGGCGTAGGTCCCTGATTATCGACAGAATTGGTGCCCGGATATTGGGGAATGATATCGAGTGTGTTGAGGTTGCCAGTTTTCTTTTGCCAGACCCAGAACATGCGGTCGACATTACAGTGATGGAAATAGAAAATCGGATCCAGGCCCGCCGTGTCATTTTCACCCATGTCGCCATTGGCGCCAACGATCGGCGATCCGTCAAAATTCTGCGTGGCGACCGTTGTAATATCGACGCCGCCGACCGCGACGTGCATATCGTTATGCGGCTGTTCAAGCGGCACTGCCAGAGTTTCACCGGTACTCAGTAAATCATTGTAATTCTGGGCAGACGTCGTATTCGAGAAAACCGTATAATTGGGCGCATTCAAACAATTCTGGTAGGCAGTATGGATGCCGGCCGATATCGTTGTATTGTTATTGACGTTATCCGGTTGAATATTGATAACGGCAAGATTGAGCCAATTAACCACGTTCTGGTTAAGCACGACAACCGCTTCGGCCGCGTTCCACTGGCTGTTGTGCAGCTTAGTCACGGCCAGATTGGCAGGCGTGCCCACCAGGCCGGAATAAGGGTAGCGAACCGTCGTGTAGCCTGCATTCTTGGTATACAAGCCTCCCGCGCCACCTTCCTGGTCCGTGGAGATATTATCCGTAATATTGACTGGAAACGTGAATGAGCGCAGCGGATTCGGAATCTTATTTCCATTGCTATAGGTGAAAAACTCGTCCGTCAGGCAGGATGGTATGCCTTGCGCCAGTGAGTATTCATCTGTTTCATCCCAATACGGCAACATCACGCTTTCACATCCTGGAATGCTTTGCAATGCCTTTTCCAGTTTCACCAGATACAATCTGTGCCAGGTTGGAAACAGGACGTTTCCGTGATTGCACCAGCCGCCCCACCATGCGCTGCTGCCATATCCAGCGCCGCGGAACGGTTCGCCGTGATAACCGCCAAGCACAAAAAATGAATTGAGGTTGGAGGAATCCAGCGCCTTGATGCCAGCCCAGGCCGTCATCAGGTTTTCCAGGGTTTCAGTATCCGTCTTGTTCTCGAAATTGGTCTGGATTTCCAAAATGGAACGACGAACGCCCATCGATATTTGTGCCATATTTTACCTTGTCGTGGTTTTGTACAAGAAAGAAATACCCTGAAAATCCAGTGATGCATACTGCGTTCGACGGTCATACATTTCTTCTCATCATCATCTTTATTATTGAACGATAAAACAAGTAACATCTCGGCTCAAAAAGTTACATCCATTTGTTACTTGCATAAAAATAATAAGCAGCGAGCCAAATTTTCTGTCAAATACTGCTCAACGCATGGCGCGGCCAGGCTTCGGGGCGATGCCGGCAAGATTGGCCTTGCGTATCAGTGCGCAGGGAGCGTGGCGCGGGCGCAGGCCCACGCGCACGGCGGGCGGGGAGGGGAGAACATCAGGCAACGGCACTGCGCCAATTCTCCGATTCCTGTGCCAGATCAAAAGAGCATTGACATTAACGTTGACTTTAGTCTTAGAGTAGAGCCACGGCTGGGCAGGCAGGGCGGGGGGATCCGTCCTGAAAGCAAACGTTGCCAGGCCGTTCGAGTCGTTCCCGTCGCCTCGCCCAAACCGTAAAGGAGCAGGATTTTACCGAGTGACAGCAAGCAGCTCATACCTCACCAGGTGGCAACTCACACATTACATAGGAGTACGGACCATGGCATATGTCACAACGCAGGATGGAGTCGAGATATTCTACAAAGACTGGGGGCCGCGCGAGGCGCAGGTGATCTTCTTCCATCATGGCTGGCCGCTCAGCGCTGACGACTGGGATGCGCAGATGCTCTTTTTCCTGGCCAACGGTTTTCGGGTAGTGGCTCACGATCGTCGCGGCCATGGGCGCTCCAGCCAAGTCGGGGACGGCCATGACATGGACCATTATGCCGATGACGTGGCGGCGCTCGTGAACCACCTCGGCGTGCAGAAGGCCGTCCACATCGGCCATTCCACGGGCGGCGGCGAAGTCGTCCGCTATATTGCCCGTCATGGCGAGGATCGCGTATCCAGGGCGGTGCTCATCAGCGCGGTGCCGCCCTTAATGGTGAAGACCGACGGCAATCCGGGCGGCCTCCCCAAGGAGGTTTTCGACAACTTCCAGGTCCAGCTCGCGGCGAACCGGGCGCAGTTTTACCGCGACATTCCTGTCGGCCCTTTCTATGGCTACAACCGCCCCGACGCCAAGCCGTCGGAAGGCGTCATCCTGAATTGGTGGCGGCAGGGCATGATGGGTAGTGCCAAGGCCCATTACGACGGTATCGTGGCTTTCTCGCAGACCGACTTCACCGACGACTTGAAGAGCATCAGCATTCCCGTACTGGTCATGCATGGCGACGACGACCAGATCGTCCCTTATGAAAATTCCGCGCCCTTGTCGGCGAAGCTGCTGAGGAACGGCATCCTGAAAACCTATCCGGGATTCCCGCACGGCATGCCGACTTCCAACGCCGACACGATCAACGCCGACCTGCTGGCGTTTGTGCGAGGCTAACAGCCACGGGCGCCGGTGGATCCCCCCCTGGCGCCCGCCGGCCCGCTGTTACTGCGGGCCTGGCGAGATGCGCGCAAGATCATTTTTCGGCGTCGAGGGCAGCGAGTGGCTTCGGCGCATACAGTGCACTCTGGAATTCTGGCACGTATTCATATTTCATCATTTTCCCCAGCTTCAGCGTCTTGATGTAGGTGGAGAAGCTGCCGTCGCCCAGCGTCAGGTCTACAGATTCTGCGCTGCTACTCGATGCATAGCTAAGTTGCCGGGAAACGGCATAGCCATAAGTCAGCTTCCCGTCCCGATCCTGGTTTGTGAAGCTGTTTTTCACCAGGCCGGCCTTGTGCGAGAGGTCGCCCAATTTTTTTCCCGCAAAAACAAAATCAAGCTTGCCCGTGTCGCTATCCTTGACCTCGAAGGAAATGCTTCCTTCCGTTTCCTTCAGATCGATATCGGTCAACCACTTGGGCAGATTGTATCCAAGCACGCCACGCACCCTGGCCAGTTCCGTGTTCACAGGCAGTTTCAGCACATAGCCCCAGAAATCATTGGACAGCGATTGGGCAATCAGGGTGAACGGACCAAAACTGGACGTGCCAGGCTGGTTGGTCACTATGGCCAATGAAATTTCATTGTAGCTGTCGTTGTCGCAGTACGCATATGCATAGGCGGTCAACGCCACCGCACCACGGCCTGGCCACACTTGCAGTGGCTGGACTTCCTTCAGGATCTCTTCCGGCATCAGTTCCTTCAACCTTTGTAGGTCTGCCGTAAATACGGCAGTGATTTTGCTGTTTTTATAATAAAAATTCGGTGAGTAGGACTCGAAGCCGATGGCGACCTGTTCTTTCTTAATCCCCCTGAACCAGTTCAAGTCAAGGTCCGGCGCTTCCGACTCGATGACGGACAGGGGCGGATTTGAGCGGAACCGATCATACAAGCCCCCGGCCGTCACCGGGACAGCATGACCGGCGATGTGAATGATGGTCTGCTTGCTGTCGACAGGATTGTCGGCCCGGGACGGGCTTGCCGCAGTACTCAAAAGAAATCCAGATACTGCCGCGGCAATTTTCATATGCATTGCTTGCCCCTTCAATGTTTGATTTGGAAAAGTTGGTTTATAAGCAGTCTGGCCGGTATGCGAGCACCGCGGCGTCAGGCATTGCGCGGTTTATCCATCCTGCGGCGATACTGCCAGTTCTTGACCTTGGTTTCCAATTGCTGAATCAGCAGCGCCAGGGCAGGGGCCACATCGGGCCTGGTATGCTTTCCCTGGCTGAGGCGTCGCAGTTGATACTTCACCATCGCCATATAGGCGATGGACGACAGCACCTTGTTTTTCCAGGTGATCGCTCTAAGCAACGGAGTTGCTGATGTGTCAGAAGCCCATGCTTCAGGCAGGCGCGGATTGATCGCCAGCGCAGTGCCCATGCCCGCCATATCGATGCCGCTGCTCAACACTTGCTCCACTACCTGATAACGGCGTATGCCGCCTGTCACCATGATGGGCATCCGCGCCACCGTTGCGATGTCTTTGGCAAATTCCAGAAAATAGGCCTCGCGGGCAAGCGTGCGGCCATCGCGTGTCTGGCCGTGCATGGCCGGCGCTTCATAACTGCCGCCGGACAATTCAATCAGGTCCACCCCCATGGGATTGAGCATGGAGACAACTTTCTTGGCGTCATCCGAACTGAAGCCACCCTTTTGGAAATCCGCCGAGTTGAGCTTCACCGCAACGGCAAAGCCTTTGCCCACGGCCTGCCGCACCTCCTTGACGATGTCGACCAGCAGCCGCGCGCGATTTTCAAGTGATCCGCCCCAGCGGTCAGTGCGCCTGTTGGTGATGGGGGACAGGAATTGGCTGATCAGGTAGCCGTGTGCGGCATGTAGTTGCACGCCCGTAAAACCGAACCTTTCGGCCAGCTGTGCGGTCCTGACAAAGCGTTGCCTGACGTCGGCAATGTCGGCCTCCGTCATCTCCCGCGGAGCCGAAAACTGCTTTGAGAAGTTCCCCAGGTCCATGGGCACGGGTGACGGTGCGATGGTTTCCTGTCCCATTGCAGCGGGCATCTGGCGTCCCGGGTGATTGATCTGCATCCAGATCTGCGCGCCCTGTGCGCGGGCGGTTTGGGACCATTGCTCAAAACGTTCGCCAAACTGTTCGGACTCGAGAACCACGCCTCCCGGTCCCGTCATGGCGCGGTGATCGATCATCACATTTCCAGTGATCATCAGGCCGACGCCACCGTCAGCCCACGCACGGTACAGGCGAATCAGCTCCGCCGAAGGAGCATGATCTTTATCCGCCATATTCTCTTCCATGGCGGCCTTTGCCAGGCGGTTCGGAATGACTGCCCCATTGGGCAGCGACAGTGCAGTGAAGGGTTTCATCGTTATTTTCCAAGGTTGCGATACGCTCACGATAAGCTTTAAGCTAACTTGAAGGTCAAGCCCTAAAACGAAAAAATATTGCGCATGTATCCCGATCGAGACAACCGTTTGCAGAACTGCCATCCCCTGAACAGAAAAAACATCGGCAGCGCATTGGCCCCTTGACCTTGAAGTTGGCTTCAAGCTTATAGTTGATCGTGCCGTGTCAGCGGACATGGCCTGGTACTTTCAACCATGTGGAGGACCATCCCAAAAGTGCCCTGGCTGCTGCAAAGTGAGATGGAGAGCAAGGGGGCGCGTTATGCAAAGGGCCTTATCCCGTTTGACAGCTTCGTGATTACAGATGACCGCTTCGTCACGGGCCAGAATCCCGGATCGAGCAAGGAAGTGGCGCAAGCGCTACTCAAGGCGCTGCAGAATAACAAACCGCAATAATGACTAATACAATGTTGCAAACGATTGCTCAACAGGAAAAACTATGAAAATTGGTGAATTGGCCAAGCGCAGTGGCCTTGCCGCATCGACGATTCGATTCTACGAATCGAAGGGCTTGCTGAAAGTCGTGAGCCGGCAATCGAACGGCTACCGTGACTATCCGCTTGAAGCGGTGGCGGTGCTGTCCATTATCAGTGATGCGCAGCAGGCTGGCTTTTCCCTGGACGAAATCAGGCAAGTCCTGCCAGAGGATATATCCTCATGGCGCCATGATGATTTGATGGTGGCCCTTAAAAAGAAGATTGCGGATATTGAATCACTCGAAGTCCGCCTAGCCCAGAACAAAGCCCATCTGCTGTCGCTGATTCAACTGATCGATGCAAAACCTGATGATCTGGCTTGCAAGGACAATGTCGCCAGAGTCATGGAAAGCATCGGCATAGCCAGTAAAAGTGAAATATAGAACACAAGGCCGGTGATTTTTGGAGGTCCACGGATTCAATCGGGGGCAAAACGCACCGGGAGAGAAGGCTGCCGTGCCGTAATCGAGACCAGCATGCCGCGGGAACTGGCGCCGGCCCATGGGCAGTGGTCGCATGCCGGCATCAGCGACGAAGAAGCAGGACGAAGGTAGCGGGCTAGCTGTTTCTGGCTGCCAGCAGAAAACCTTGCGCATCACGGCTTCCAGTAACAGGCAGCGAATTCCCGGAACGTCAGGGTGAAGACCCGAAGCACCGACACCTAGAGCGACGGCGACTACAGTTGCAGGCAAAGTTGCAGCGGCAGCGGCAAGCCATGATGCAACGCAGGGAGAAACGATACGCTCAAATCAACGGGTGCCCGTTGGTTGCTACGTTCCGACAGACTGAAAAATCGCTGTACGACGAACAGGCAACAGGGCAATTTGGCGAACAGCTTGCGGCCAGTCAAAGTGCCGTGCGCCAGGTGGAAGTAATGTGGGAACTCGTCACCGGGAACGAAGGGCAGCTAACCTCCATCGTCAATTTGACATAATATAAATTATGCGAAGTATTGTGCGAACCTGAAGAATCCCCGTTCTCCTCGAGATGGAAATCGCAATACCGATTTATGGTCTTCGATCCATCATAATCAAAAATAACAAATGAGATTCCCAATCTGCGACACGGCAACCCCACCGGGCTTGCGCACTTCGTCATGGACCTTCCCTTGGCTGATATGGTGCGCACTGCGCCGCGACGAGCGCACCGTGCGCGACTGGCTCAGCGACAAACAGCGCGTGCCCTGGTGGAGTCCCGAATACATGCGCTTGCGCCAAATGGAACAAGCCGGACATTTGCTGGCGATGAACATGACAGCCCTTGGAGATCGCCTGGGCGTTGTGGCATTGTGCGTGCGGACGTCATCGAACTGGCCGTGCGCCTGCCAAAAAAAGAGCCGCAAATAACTGGCTTGCGGCGCGATGACTTCGACCAGCTGCAGATCGCCCTTTGATTACTGCTAGAGCGGCCGATTACAGCACTTGCAGCGTTCGCGCTTATTATTCTTGCGTATTTCGCACCTGAAGGCCCAGGCGGACAGGACAATGCAGACGACTATCAGGACGATGCCAGTTGCGATAAAGCTTTGATGTGGACTCATATCATTCTCGACCATGCAAAAACAGAAATTCGATTCTATCAAATAAATTATTTATCACGTTACATTTTGTAACAAAGCCCGCAATCTGCGGGCTTTGTCCATTTCTTCTTGTGCTTGCGGAATTGTCTGTTTGCCTTGCGCAGCGGCGTGCGACGGGCCGTTATGCGGCCTCCAGCGCTTCCACGAGGGATTCGATTTGCGCGGGCACCCCAGTCCTGCAACAGAAGACCTGACAACGAAATGAACAGGAACGGGTCTACTGCGCTCATTTTGCCAGCGGACCTTTCTCAGCGATCACGCCCGCCAGCGCGTCCGCCTTGGCCTTGGCGCCATCGACCGCGACACAGCTGCCTGTCGAACATCGAGGTACACCGGCGCGGCCCCGCATCGGCGGGCATCCACGATTGCTCGATCTTCAATTGGAGAGGCGATTTTGTGATGTTTCGACTCGCCTGCCTGCTTTGGACTCGGCTGCCGGCAACGCTCACGCGTACGCTAGGCTCAAGCGTCGGTCTGCATCTGCGCTAGTGAAATGCTTTGCTCTTCTTGGGATTGGGTATGCCCTTTGCCTGCGGCTTGTAAAACATGCCGCCGGTAATGACGCCGTTGCGCAAGTCCTGGGTCCAGTCGTCGATGATGACGCGTAGTTTTGCCCGGTTGCTGATCCAGCGCTGCCTGGCGCCATCGATCTTGTTGTAGAAATCCAGACTGGCGAGGTTCCTGGCCGTCAGTGAATCGAGTAATTCAATGTAGTGCTGGGTGCCGGCCGTCGTGCTTTGCGATTCGAGGATGCCGATATTATCCATGTAGCGTTGCAGCTCCTGCGCAGCCAGCGAACTGTCCGTGTTGGGCTTGGCAAGGTGCTGGAAGTTATCCAGTTCATATTGAATATGCTGTTGTTGCCTGACCAGCATGTCGCTATGTGCCGAATAACGTCGTTCGCGCTTGGCAACGCCACCGTAGGTCCACGATGTCTTTGCCGTCGCATCCGGCAAAAAATGGTTGGCCAGCGTCATGTTCGGCGTCGTATTGGTCTTCTGCGGCGTGATATCGGTAAATACGACCTTGCAATTCTGAAAAAAATTCAGCATGTGCGGGTCGATGGTCGTGTTGTTGTTGCTTTGATTTTCATTGGCCCAGCCAGCCCACAAATTCATCGGTTCCCAGATGCAGACCGTATCGAAATTGTGCAAGCCGCTGGCGTCCCAATGGGGTTTGATTCTCAGGGTTTTCAGGTCGGCTGCCTGGATGATATTCATGGGGTCATCATAGGCGCCGCCGCCCAGGATCATCAGGTAAAACACGAGGATGGCGCGCTCGAATGTATTCGGCCCCTGGGCCTGGGCCAGTTCAAAGAGATCGAGCAGATCGGTCTGGCGCACCTTGTGCCGCTTGTTCAGTGCGCTGGCCATGCTGCCGAGCGCGTCAAATTCCCCCACCACGGCCACGGCCGTCGATTCCGCCAAAAACAATTCGAGTGCCAGCTTATCCATCTGCGCGTCTCCACCTGCTCAAGGGCCATCCCCTTGCGGCGATGGCCAAGATAATCAATGTCGGGTCCATTTGCGACGTTATAACAAGCCATGGAGCCGCGTACGTATCAGCCCGATACAAACAGGTAACAGCAGGCCAGCACCGCATGCACAAGGCCCTTGCCTTGGCGCCACGCTGTCGCGTGTCAGATTGCCGTCCATGAGCGCGATATGCATGAAATCAATGCCTTGCAGAGTATTATGAATGAAAAGTCTTAACATATGACCTTGTCCCAGCCCTGCTTGCGCGCGAGCATCGCGCTTGCCATCGCTGCTGATTTGTCCGCCTGCGCCAGCCAGCCTGGCCCCTGGCCATCGCACGCGCTACCGTCCGGCATCGTCTTCCCTTCCCCGCCCTGCTCCCGGCGCCGCGTCAAGCCGCGCCGCTGGCGCCCATCCAGTCACCATACCAGCGGTTCGGAAAACCAGCACTGGTATGGTTCGGATTGCACAGCCTATGGGGCGAGGCCGAAACTGGTATTGTGATCTTGCGCAAAGAATAAAACCAGTTGACTACCACCTGTAATGCTTGCACTCTGGAAAATCGGACGGTGATGAACCGGACCGCCATGATAAAAAACACACAAGGAGATGCAAGTGAACCGGACAGTCATGAATACCCTCATCGTTACCCTTTTCGGGGGCACTTTGGCCGCGTGCGGCGGCGGCAGTGAAGGATCCGCCGCGGGCGCCAGCCAGCTGCTGGCCGGCACGACGGAAGCCGTCGCCTGCTACACGCCGTGGAACAGCAGCACCGCCTACAACGGCGGCGGCAAGGCCAGCTACAACAATGTCAATTACAACGCCAATTGGTGGACACAAGGCAACAATCCTTCCACCAGCAGCGGCGGCGCCGGCAGCGGCCAGCCGTGGACGGCAGTGGGCGAATGCGGCACGCCAACGCCAACCCCGACTCCGACACCAACGCCTACTCCGACGCCTACTCCGACTCCGACACCAACGCCTACTCCGACGCCTACTCCAACGCCAACGCCCACCCCGACGCCGACGCCGACGCCAACCCCAACCCCAACGCCTACCCCGACTCCAACGCCCACCGGCCTGGCGAAGCACGCGCTGATCGGCTACTGGCACAATTTCACCAATCCGAGCGGCGCCACCTACCCGATCAGCCAGGTCAGCGACGACTGGGATGTGATCGTCGTCTCGTTCGGCGACAACGCGGGCGGCGGCAATGTCAGCCTGACCATCGACCCGGGCGCCGGCACGGAAGCGCAATTCATTGCCGACGTGGCCGCCAAGCGGGCGAAAGGCAAGAAAGTCATCCTGTCGCTGGGCGGGCAAAATGGCTCCGTTTCCGTCGGCAACACGGCCGAAGCCACCAACTTCACCAACAGCCTGTACGCCATCATCACGAAATATGGCTTCGACGGCATCGACCTGGACCTGGAAAACGGGGTGGCGCAAGGCGCGGCCATCCAGACCTATCTGCCGATTGCCGTGAAAAACCTGAAAGCCAAGGTCGGCAACAGTTTTTACCTGTCGATGGCGCCCGAATGGGTGTACGTGGAAGGCGGCTATACGAGCTACGGCAGCATCTGGGGCGCCTATATTCCCATCATCAATGCATTGCGCTCCGAGCTGACGGTGCTGCACCCGCAGTACTACAACAATGGCGACATCTACACGCCATACGCCACGGGCGCCATCAAGGCCGGCTCGGCGGACCAGCTGGTGGCCACGGCGCGCATGCTGATCGAAGGCTTTAATTATGGCAGCAACACCTTCGCCGGCTTGCGTCCTGACCAGGTGGGCTTCGGCGTGCCGTCGGGCCGCAGCTCGGCCGGCTCGGGTTTTACCACCAACGCCGACGTCAGCAACGCCCTCAATTGCCTGACGCGCCTGCTCAACTGCGGCACCATCAAGCCCTTGCAGGCGTATCCGGACTTCCGCGGCGTGATGACGTGGTCGATCAACTGGGACCGCCATGACAACTATAACTTCTCCGTGCCGACGAAGAATGTGCTGAAAACCTTGCCATAAGGCGCCAGGCAGGCCGGAGAAGGACTCCCCTCCTCCGGCCTGCCGCTTCTGCACACACTATATAGTGGCGCGTTCAAACCCCGGACTGGAACACCAGCCGGTCCCGGTCGCCAATCCGCCAGTGCAGCACACGGTCGCGCCAGCTCGGCTTGCCGTCATGGGCCAGCACGTGCCGCGCATACGCGCAAAACCGCGCCGCGTCGATGTGCTCGGCGCGGGGAACACCGCCAAAACGCCGGTCCACCACAAAGAACCGCAGCCGCCACGTGATGTCGGTGCCGCCAGGCACTAGACGTGGAGGCAGTTCTTCCCGCGCGACGCGTATGAAAATCACCTCCGCATGGCGCTCGCTTAACTGGCTTAGCTGGCAAAACAGGCCCCAGGCCTGCATATCCGCCTGGTAATGGCAGGTCGACACGCCGCGCACGAGCGGATACCGGCCCGTCTGGCGCGCAATGCGGTCGCAGGCGAACCTGGCCAGCACCGTGCGGTGACTCCCGCCGCCATCTGTAAACCAGTGCGTGCCATCGATGGAGCTGAGCATGATGCCGTTATCGAGGTCGCCATTGAAATAGTAGTCGGGATGGCTTTCATACAGCTCAAAGACGCCGCGCATCTTGTCCTGCCGGTACTGCGGCGCCAGCGCCGCCTCGCGCCAGGATTGTCCCGCATAGTGTTCCGACTGGCCCACGACCGTCCGCATGTCGATGCGCGCATCGCGCCGCCGGTACTCGCGCACGACGAAAGCTTCGAGGCTGGCGCCGTGCTGCGATGGAAACATATCGCGCCATTCGGCAATCACTTGCTGCGACCAGGGCTGGGCCGTGGTCAGGATGTCATCAAACAGGGTATTCATTCGCTTCTCCGCATTCACCAGAACTACTGGCCTAACAAGGTCTAGCGAGTGGCTGGCCGGGCAAGCGGGCCAACAGGGCCCAATTGAAAGAATATTGAAAAATATAATGAATTCTTATTTTACGATAGTTTTCAATGATCAACTCGATTGAAATATTTTACTTCCTTTTGTAAATGAGAATCGTTACTATCTACCTCAAGGATAAGCGAATTCAACAGAAAAGGAGCGTCCCTTGTTTACAGCGATCAAAACATTCAGCCAGGTTCTCACGCACATGTCGATCGCCTTCGGTCTCGCCTACTTGCTGACGGGCTCGCTGGCTCTCGGTGGCCTGGCGGCGATTATCGAACCCGTCATCAATGTGGCCCTGCTGCCCTGGCATGAAAAGGCCTGGCATGCGATCCGCCGCCGCTACGCCGCCAGCCGCCTCGGCTTTGCCGCGCTGGCCGGTGAAAAGGTCAGCCAGACCTGCTTGCACATGAGCGTCGCCTTCGGCGTCATGTACTGGGCCACGGGTTCGATGGCCTTCGGCGGCTTGCTGGCCGTGGTCGAG is a window of Janthinobacterium sp. 1_2014MBL_MicDiv DNA encoding:
- a CDS encoding tyrosinase family protein; translation: MAQISMGVRRSILEIQTNFENKTDTETLENLMTAWAGIKALDSSNLNSFFVLGGYHGEPFRGAGYGSSAWWGGWCNHGNVLFPTWHRLYLVKLEKALQSIPGCESVMLPYWDETDEYSLAQGIPSCLTDEFFTYSNGNKIPNPLRSFTFPVNITDNISTDQEGGAGGLYTKNAGYTTVRYPYSGLVGTPANLAVTKLHNSQWNAAEAVVVLNQNVVNWLNLAVINIQPDNVNNNTTISAGIHTAYQNCLNAPNYTVFSNTTSAQNYNDLLSTGETLAVPLEQPHNDMHVAVGGVDITTVATQNFDGSPIVGANGDMGENDTAGLDPIFYFHHCNVDRMFWVWQKKTGNLNTLDIIPQYPGTNSVDNQGPTPGVAGNVWLSMDSPLMPFVDANGKVQVASDVVNIEQQLNYTYSIGSLDQASWPQTGACRQQMLNVSEGYSGQVLTVSGANKAAVRGSFLIAGYATVNGQKHLVGVQSVLSRNAIQGCANCQTHLNVKAHFSLNHLPQSVVANSDTTFSAEIVGHQADPGVNTLALASTAAPLRKALRVSLK
- a CDS encoding alpha/beta fold hydrolase, with the protein product MAYVTTQDGVEIFYKDWGPREAQVIFFHHGWPLSADDWDAQMLFFLANGFRVVAHDRRGHGRSSQVGDGHDMDHYADDVAALVNHLGVQKAVHIGHSTGGGEVVRYIARHGEDRVSRAVLISAVPPLMVKTDGNPGGLPKEVFDNFQVQLAANRAQFYRDIPVGPFYGYNRPDAKPSEGVILNWWRQGMMGSAKAHYDGIVAFSQTDFTDDLKSISIPVLVMHGDDDQIVPYENSAPLSAKLLRNGILKTYPGFPHGMPTSNADTINADLLAFVRG
- a CDS encoding acetoacetate decarboxylase (ADC) → MKIAAAVSGFLLSTAASPSRADNPVDSKQTIIHIAGHAVPVTAGGLYDRFRSNPPLSVIESEAPDLDLNWFRGIKKEQVAIGFESYSPNFYYKNSKITAVFTADLQRLKELMPEEILKEVQPLQVWPGRGAVALTAYAYAYCDNDSYNEISLAIVTNQPGTSSFGPFTLIAQSLSNDFWGYVLKLPVNTELARVRGVLGYNLPKWLTDIDLKETEGSISFEVKDSDTGKLDFVFAGKKLGDLSHKAGLVKNSFTNQDRDGKLTYGYAVSRQLSYASSSSAESVDLTLGDGSFSTYIKTLKLGKMMKYEYVPEFQSALYAPKPLAALDAEK
- a CDS encoding NADH:flavin oxidoreductase/NADH oxidase family protein, producing the protein MKPFTALSLPNGAVIPNRLAKAAMEENMADKDHAPSAELIRLYRAWADGGVGLMITGNVMIDHRAMTGPGGVVLESEQFGERFEQWSQTARAQGAQIWMQINHPGRQMPAAMGQETIAPSPVPMDLGNFSKQFSAPREMTEADIADVRQRFVRTAQLAERFGFTGVQLHAAHGYLISQFLSPITNRRTDRWGGSLENRARLLVDIVKEVRQAVGKGFAVAVKLNSADFQKGGFSSDDAKKVVSMLNPMGVDLIELSGGSYEAPAMHGQTRDGRTLAREAYFLEFAKDIATVARMPIMVTGGIRRYQVVEQVLSSGIDMAGMGTALAINPRLPEAWASDTSATPLLRAITWKNKVLSSIAYMAMVKYQLRRLSQGKHTRPDVAPALALLIQQLETKVKNWQYRRRMDKPRNA
- a CDS encoding MerR family transcriptional regulator — encoded protein: MKIGELAKRSGLAASTIRFYESKGLLKVVSRQSNGYRDYPLEAVAVLSIISDAQQAGFSLDEIRQVLPEDISSWRHDDLMVALKKKIADIESLEVRLAQNKAHLLSLIQLIDAKPDDLACKDNVARVMESIGIASKSEI
- a CDS encoding chitinase, producing the protein MNTLIVTLFGGTLAACGGGSEGSAAGASQLLAGTTEAVACYTPWNSSTAYNGGGKASYNNVNYNANWWTQGNNPSTSSGGAGSGQPWTAVGECGTPTPTPTPTPTPTPTPTPTPTPTPTPTPTPTPTPTPTPTPTPTPTPTPTPTPTPTGLAKHALIGYWHNFTNPSGATYPISQVSDDWDVIVVSFGDNAGGGNVSLTIDPGAGTEAQFIADVAAKRAKGKKVILSLGGQNGSVSVGNTAEATNFTNSLYAIITKYGFDGIDLDLENGVAQGAAIQTYLPIAVKNLKAKVGNSFYLSMAPEWVYVEGGYTSYGSIWGAYIPIINALRSELTVLHPQYYNNGDIYTPYATGAIKAGSADQLVATARMLIEGFNYGSNTFAGLRPDQVGFGVPSGRSSAGSGFTTNADVSNALNCLTRLLNCGTIKPLQAYPDFRGVMTWSINWDRHDNYNFSVPTKNVLKTLP
- a CDS encoding DUF2061 domain-containing protein, with translation MFTAIKTFSQVLTHMSIAFGLAYLLTGSLALGGLAAIIEPVINVALLPWHEKAWHAIRRRYAASRLGFAALAGEKVSQTCLHMSVAFGVMYWATGSMAFGGLLAVVEPICNVIVLPFHDRLWERVRARQESRGAARLAAL